One genomic window of Saccharomyces cerevisiae S288C chromosome XII, complete sequence includes the following:
- the SGD1 gene encoding Sgd1p (Essential nuclear protein; required for biogenesis of the small ribosomal subunit; has a possible role in the osmoregulatory glycerol response; putative homolog of human NOM1 which is implicated in acute myeloid leukemia), which yields MQKTDGIRIPGVILDELKTLDYSQDERFSISEGKKRRRGNGKHLSRKEKRKMERADKKRKIISTREINSSRLKSAPTSEKRSANAGVKNVGKQANGKNPISSDESESNENWDSDEVLTDEVAEESGEQAMSAEETMKKLESLKRKAKGIQGAENSGEIKGNSYEKKHIRNRDTNENFVSYPLAPSDRSAFERDEMDMQYYAKKLGLKGERKAIHAKDEFDAIGGLLEGLEYFENYGKSDEEYGDFATETNSMRKDDEASEKAFSSDDDLSASDFEDSDGLSESDNDSVADSDDNYRREKENPYVAPTQSVESYVPPSLRKKLDDSENNSTLSEISKKVNSSLNKLSDSNITIIITDLNRLYDSLPRQYVTESLTKGILNIISQNQKLLDGFIMNYAALAYTLSKLRGIEVGAFFIQKTVEAFLHHYEEEMENILKDQQSKISSKICINIATLLSYCYNFGFVSCRLIYDIIRIFVADPNEFTTELLLRIISISGQLIRGDDPSALRDIRSELLKNAKNLKEQSPRLRFLMDTMSDLKNNRLKPSILATDHHPLKKNLQSILNSSSSWEPLQVSLEDIKNIDSKGKWWLVGASWRGNMENAFEVSINNENDASKSKKSKISIEDDLLDDIPDWNIIARQQRMNTDIRRAIFISIMSAQDYLDAFSKLEKLSLKNKQVLEIPRIVLHCLLADSGSNGYNHYYALVANKICERYSHLSKSFQFLFWDVIKKFEDKEFDSESDTDEEDDLDDKEKLLRISNQGRFFGSLLANDILKLDVFKHVPFMGGLNTEGMLFMEILLFQLFLTVAKKSEKKLKMDESGNKRIIYSDDYLRDVLTKNVKSENMLFILKGLKWFINKKFRYHNFLAGKKGDKAFDRDERRLAWASKAAKSIIDKELENIDS from the coding sequence ATGCAAAAAACAGATGGTATTAGAATTCCAGGCGTTATTTTGGACGAGTTGAAGACTCTTGACTACAGTCAAGATGAAAGGTTTTCTATTtcagaaggaaaaaagagaagacGAGGAAATGGCAAACATTTAAGCcgtaaagaaaagagaaagatgGAACGGGCCGACAAGAAACGTAAAATTATATCAACTAGAGAAATCAATTCCAGCCGGCTAAAATCAGCACCAACGTCCGAAAAGAGGAGTGCTAATGCAGGTGTGAAAAACGTAGGCAAGCAGGCTAACGGTAAAAATCCGATTTCTTCAGATGAATCAGAAAGTAATGAAAACTGGGATAGTGACGAAGTGCTTACTGATGAAGTAGCAGAAGAAAGCGGTGAGCAGGCAATGTCTGCGGAagaaacaatgaaaaaactaGAATCATTGAAACGGAAAGCAAAGGGTATACAAGGAGCTGAAAACTCGGGAGAAATAAAAGGTAACTCatatgaaaagaaacatatTCGTAACAGAGATACAAATGAGAATTTTGTGAGTTATCCGCTGGCCCCTTCAGACAGATCAGCGTTTGAAAGGGACGAGATGGACATGCAATATTACGCAAAAAAGTTGGGCTTGAAAGGAGAAAGGAAGGCTATACATGCAAaagatgaatttgatgcTATTGGTGGACTTCTTGAAGGTTTGGaatactttgaaaattatgGCAAAAGTGACGAAGAGTATGGAGATTTTGCCACAGAAACTAATTCTATGagaaaagatgatgaagcaaGCGAGAAAGCATTTTCCTCGGATGATGATCTTTCAGCTTCTGATTTTGAAGACTCAGATGGGCTTAGTGAATCTGATAACGACAGCGTTGCGGACTCGGATGATAATTATAGaagagaaaaggaaaatccCTATGTAGCTCCCACACAATCTGTAGAGAGCTATGTTCCCCCATCACTGAGAAAGAAATTGGATGATAGTGAAAACAATAGTACTTTGTCTGAAATTAGCAAGAAGGTCAACTCCTCTTTGAATAAGCTTTCAGACTCcaatattactattattatcacTGATTTAAACAGATTGTATGATTCCCTGCCTAGGCAGTACGTTACAGAATCGTTAACGAAAGGGATATTGAATATTATAAGCCAAAATCAGAAGTTGTTGGACGGATTTATAATGAATTATGCTGCTCTTGCGTATACATTATCAAAACTAAGAGGTATTGAGGTGGGtgcttttttcattcaaaaaacGGTAGAGGCATTTCTGCATCATTACGAAGaggaaatggaaaatatattaaagGATCAGCAGAGCAAAATTTCCTCTAAAATATGCATCAATATTGCAACCTTACTATCGTATTGTTATAATTTTGGATTTGTTTCGTGTCGCTTAATCTATGACATTATTCGAATATTTGTAGCAGATCCTAATGAATTCACTACTGAGTTACTTTTACGAATTATATCGATTTCAGGACAACTGATCCGGGGTGATGATCCATCCGCCCTGAGAGATATACGATCAGAACTGTTGAAGAACGCCAAGAATTTAAAAGAGCAGAGCCCAAGATTGAGATTTTTAATGGATACCATGTCTGACTTGAAAAACAACAGGTTAAAGCCTTCTATTTTGGCGACTGATCATCATCcattaaagaaaaacttgCAAAgcattttgaattcttcttcttcttgggAGCCTTTACAGGTTTCTCTGGAAGACATTAAAAACATTGATTCCAAGGGGAAATGGTGGCTGGTTGGTGCTTCTTGGCGAGGAAACATGGAAAATGCTTTTGAAGTTTCGatcaataatgaaaatgatgcCAGCAAGTCCAAGAAATCTAAAATTTCAATCGAGGATGATCTTCTTGATGATATTCCAGATTGGAATATTATCGCCAGACAACAGCGTATGAATACTGACATTCGAAGGGCTATATTTATAAGTATTATGTCTGCACAAGATTACCTGGATGCATTTAGTAAACTTGAAAAGTTAAGCTTGAAAAATAAGcaagttcttgaaattcCAAGAATTGTTTTACATTGTCTTTTGGCTGATAGTGGATCCAATGGTTATAATCATTACTACGCATTGGTCGCGAACAAAATATGTGAAAGGTATAGCCATTTATCGAAGTCGTTTCAATTCCTATTCTGGGAtgtgataaaaaaatttgaagacaAAGAATTCGATTCTGAAAGCGATActgacgaagaagatgatttagatgataaagaaaaactgcTTCGCATCTCAAATCAGGGGAGATTTTTTGGATCGTTGCTTGCTAATgacattttgaaattagATGTTTTCAAGCATGTTCCATTTATGGGTGGATTAAACACAGAAGGGATGTTATTTATGGAGATATTGCTATTTCAGTTATTTTTAACTGTAGCTAAAAAAAGTGAGAAGAAACTCAAGATGGATGAAAGTGGAAATAAGCGTATAATCTACTCCGATGATTATTTGCGCGATGTTTTAACGAAGAACGTTAAATCGGAAAATATGCTATTCATTCTCAAAGGTTTGAAGTGGTTTATTAACAAGAAATTTAGATACCATAATTTCCTTGCAGGAAAGAAAGGAGATAAAGCTTTTGATAGGGATGAAAGAAGATTGGCTTGGGCTTCAAAAGCTGCCAAATCTATTATAGACAAAGAACTGGAAAATATAGATTCGTAG
- the VRP1 gene encoding Vrp1p (Verprolin, proline-rich actin-associated protein; involved in cytoskeletal organization and cytokinesis; promotes actin nucleation and endocytosis; related to mammalian Wiskott-Aldrich syndrome protein (WASP)-interacting protein (WIP)) — protein sequence MAGAPAPPPPPPPPALGGSAPKPAKSVMQGRDALLGDIRKGMKLKKAETNDRSAPIVGGGVVSSASGSSGTVSSKGPSMSAPPIPGMGAPQLGDILAGGIPKLKHINNNASTKPSPSASAPPIPGAVPSVAAPPIPNAPLSPAPAVPSIPSSSAPPIPDIPSSAAPPIPIVPSSPAPPLPLSGASAPKVPQNRPHMPSVRPAHRSHQRKSSNISLPSVSAPPLPSASLPTHVSNPPQAPPPPPTPTIGLDSKNIKPTDNAVSPPSSEVPAGGLPFLAEINARRSERGAVEGVSSTKIQTENHKSPSQPPLPSSAPPIPTSHAPPLPPTAPPPPSLPNVTSAPKKATSAPAPPPPPLPAAMSSASTNSVKATPVPPTLAPPLPNTTSVPPNKASSMPAPPPPPPPPPGAFSTSSALSASSIPLAPLPPPPPPSVATSVPSAPPPPPTLTTNKPSASSKQSKISSSSSSSAVTPGGPLPFLAEIQKKRDDRFVVGGDTGYTTQDKQEDVIGSSKDDNVRPSPISPSINPPKQSSQNGMSFLDEIESKLHKQTSSNAFNAPPPHTDAMAPPLPPSAPPPPITSLPTPTASGDDHTNDKSETVLGMKKAKAPALPGHVPPPPVPPVLSDDSKNNVPAASLLHDVLPSSNLEKPPSPPVAAAPPLPTFSAPSLPQQSVSTSIPSPPPVAPTLSVRTETESISKNPTKSPPPPPSPSTMDTGTSNSPSKNLKQRLFSTGGSTLQHKHNTHTNQPDVDVGRYTIGGSNSIVGAKSGNERIVIDDSRFKWTNVSQMPKPRPFQNKTKLYPSGKGSSVPLDLTLFT from the coding sequence ATGGCAGGTGCTCCAGCTCCTCCTCCTCCACCGCCTCCACCAGCATTAGGTGGTAGTGCTCCTAAACCGGCAAAATCTGTGATGCAGGGCCGTGACGCCCTGTTAGGTGACATTAGAAAGGGAATGAAACTAAAGAAAGCTGAGACCAATGATAGAAGTGCCCCAATCGTGGGAGGTGGTGTCGTTTCATCGGCCTCAGGAAGTTCTGGTACCGTCAGTAGTAAAGGACCCTCTATGTCAGCTCCTCCAATCCCTGGGATGGGCGCTCCGCAGTTGGGCGATATTTTAGCTGGAGGTATACCGAAGTTAAAacatatcaataacaatgCAAGCACTAAACCCTCTCCATCGGCGAGCGCACCGCCAATTCCGGGCGCGGTGCCATCTGTTGCGGCTCCCCCCATTCCTAATGCACCATTATCACCAGCACCCGCTGTTCCTAGTATTCCCTCGTCTTCTGCACCTCCAATTCCTGATATTCCATCTTCTGCGGCCCCTCCTATTCCCATTGTACCATCATCTCCAGCACCACCGCTTCCATTATCAGGTGCCTCTGCTCCAAAGGTACCGCAAAATAGACCGCATATGCCTTCAGTAAGGCCAGCACACAGAAGccaccaaagaaaaagctcTAATATTTCTCTTCCTAGTGTGTCAGCACCCCCTTTGCCTTCAGCGTCTCTGCCAACACATGTTAGCAACCCTCCACAAGCTCCACCCCCTCCCCCAACTCCAACAATTGGCCTGGACTCAAAAAACATTAAACCTACAGATAACGCAGTCTCACCACCATCTTCTGAAGTTCCTGCAGGCGGGTTGCCATTTTTGGCAGAAATTAATGCCAGGAGGTCTGAACGAGGAGCCGTCGAGGGCGTTTCTTCCACAAAGATTCAAACCGAAAATCATAAATCTCCTTCACAACCACCACTTCCATCATCTGCTCCGCCCATTCCTACATCACATGCTCCGCCATTACCGCCTACTGCACCACCTCCACCATCGTTACCAAATGTGACCTCTGCACCTAAAAAAGCAACTTCAGCTCCAGCTCCGCCTCCACCACCACTACCAGCAGCCATGAGCTCTGCGTCGACTAACAGCGTAAAAGCAACCCCGGTTCCCCCAACTTTAGCACCACCGTTACCAAATACTACATCAGTTCCTCCTAACAAAGCATCGTCAATGCCCGCGCCACCACCTCCTCCTCCCCCACCACCTGGtgctttttcaacatcCTCTGCCTTGTCAGCATCATCTATTCCTTTAGCACCACTACCacctcctcctcctccttcGGTTGCAACGTCAGTACCATCGgctcctcctcctcctccaACACTCACGACAAACAAACCCTCAGCGTCCAGTAAGCAATCcaaaatatcttcatccAGTTCTTCCTCGGCCGTAACACCTGGGGGACCCTTACCATTTCTTGCTGAGatccaaaagaagagaGATGATAGATTCGTGGTTGGTGGTGATACTGGATACACTACCCAAGATAAACAAGAGGATGTAATAGGTTCATCTAAGGATGATAACGTAAGACCTTCTCCTATTTCTCCATCTATAAACCCGCCTAAACAGAGTAGCCAAAATGGTATGTCGTTTCtggatgaaattgaatCCAAATTACATAAGCAAACATCATCGAATGCTTTTAACGCACCACCCCCCCATACGGATGCTATGGCGCCTCCTTTGCCTCCTAGTGCACCTCCTCCTCCTATAACATCGCTACCGACTCCAACTGCATCAGGTGATGACCACACCAATGATAAGAGTGAGACTGTGTTAGGGATGAAAAAAGCAAAGGCCCCTGCACTGCCTGGACACGTTCCACCTCCACCAGTTCCACCAGTTTTATCAGATGATAGCAAGAATAATGTCCCCGCCGCTTCTTTATTACACGATGTTCTTCCCTCCTCGAATCTCGAAAAACCTCCTTCTCCTCCTGTTGCAGCTGCTCCGCCATTGCCAACATTTAGTGCACCAAGTCTGCCTCAGCAATCCGTGTCTACATCAATACCATCACCTCCTCCTGTTGCGCCTACACTTTCCGTTCGTACCGAAACTGAATCAATTTCGAAGAACCCCACTAAGTCGCCACCCCCACCACCAAGTCCATCTACGATGGATACCGGTACCTCTAATAGCCCCAGTAAAAACCTTAAACAACGGTTATTTTCTACAGGTGGATCGACGCTGCAACACAAGCATAATACGCATACAAATCAACCAGATGTTGATGTAGGTAGGTATACGATAGGGGGATCGAATTCTATCGTTGGGGCCAAATCTGgaaatgaaagaattgtTATAGATGATTCAAGATTTAAATGGACTAATGTGTCACAAATGCCTAAGCCACGTCcctttcaaaataaaacaaaactgTATCCAAGTGGAAAGGGTAGTAGTGTGCCATTGGACTTAACATTATTTACGTGA
- the RPP0 gene encoding 60S ribosomal protein uL10 RPP0 (Conserved ribosomal protein P0 of the ribosomal stalk; involved in interaction between translational elongation factors and the ribosome; phosphorylated on serine 302; homologous to mammalian ribosomal protein LP0 and bacterial L10) produces MGGIREKKAEYFAKLREYLEEYKSLFVVGVDNVSSQQMHEVRKELRGRAVVLMGKNTMVRRAIRGFLSDLPDFEKLLPFVKGNVGFVFTNEPLTEIKNVIVSNRVAAPARAGAVAPEDIWVRAVNTGMEPGKTSFFQALGVPTKIARGTIEIVSDVKVVDAGNKVGQSEASLLNLLNISPFTFGLTVVQVYDNGQVFPSSILDITDEELVSHFVSAVSTIASISLAIGYPTLPSVGHTLINNYKDLLAVAIAASYHYPEIEDLVDRIENPEKYAAAAPAATSAASGDAAPAEEAAAEEEEESDDDMGFGLFD; encoded by the coding sequence ATGGGAGGCATTCgtgaaaagaaagctgAATACTTTGCTAAATTAAGAGAATACTTGGAAGAATACAAGTCTTTGTTCGTTGTTGGTGTTGACAATGTTTCTTCCCAACAAATGCACGAAGTCAGAAAGGAATTGAGAGGCAGAGCTGTCGTCTTGATGGGTAAGAACACCATGGTTAGAAGAGCCATCAGAGGTTTCTTATCCGACTTGCCAGACTTCGAAAAGTTGTTGCCTTTTGTCAAAGGTAACGTTGGTTTCGTTTTCACTAACGAACCATTGACTGAAATCAAGAACGTTATTGTCTCTAACAGAGTTGCTGCTCCAGCCAGAGCTGGTGCCGTTGCTCCAGAAGACATCTGGGTTAGAGCCGTCAACACTGGTATGGAACCAGGTAAGACTTCTTTCTTCCAAGCTTTGGGTGTCCCAACCAAGATTGCCAGAGGTACCATTGAAATTGTTTCTGATGTCAAGGTCGTTGACGCCGGTAACAAGGTCGGTCAATCTGAAGCTTCCTTGTTGAACTTGTTGAACATCTCTCCATTCACTTTCGGTTTGACTGTTGTTCAAGTTTACGACAACGGTCAAGTGTTCCCATCTTCTATCTTGGATATCACCGATGAAGAATTGGTTTCTCACTTCGTTTCCGCTGTCAGCACCATTGCTTCTATCTCTTTGGCTATTGGTTACCCAACCTTGCCATCTGTCGGTCACACTTTGATCAACAACTACAAGGACTTGTTAGCTGTTGCCATTGCTGCTTCCTACCACTACCCtgaaattgaagatttgGTTGACAGAATTGAAAACCCAGAAAAGTACGCTGCTGCTGCTCCAGCTGCTACCTCCGCTGCTTCCGGTGACGCTGCTCCAGCTGAAGAAGCTGctgctgaagaagaagaagaatctgATGACGACATGGGTTTCGGTTTATTCGATTAA
- the SPO77 gene encoding Spo77p (Meiosis-specific hypothetical protein; required for spore wall formation during sporulation and for timely prospore membrane closure along with SPS1; required with Sps1p for phosphorylation and turnover of Ssp1p; dispensable for both nuclear divisions during meiosis), translating to MFRRGDNSNFNVQNSFFLPLEYEYTVKDNVPSKKKSSIGFFPLDDSLFTSKNNSGHHKSEQLHRGNAETIRSQFGTDAVPIRIDEKEGKWDRIQDDNSSNLNYQINNSNDPASSGKYTQSIDCNHIAESKFSKKNGNIDSLRSNSATFMLNTADEDVIEFSFDDNVPYAELLSGATLEKCSLTLNEINKKLFNTLYDFRVSKDNPEENLVELILPNCVVLLNFFEDIELLADSSDEAFEKSTFINTIEFIVHDIWVETLIKNINLLQMFDADLKCYNDKYIICKLKGQYPSTNIVDIMCRLKHFSNSILETFKFGIELKEQDQCHNRNTIINYVLFSRVFSTIVLEIQKCFILIVKFMYSVNFLEKFSDEVFLSFIEILIKIVFEHQIPQLFLGIDEIIQLWLKNNEGKRQQLLSAWCNGTVQDMKQSQQRESSNAESESITSSTEEDEEGLQFNKWDVIEPFIDNIKALNQSKSHM from the coding sequence ATGTTTCGAAGGGGAGATAATTCAAATTTTAACGTACAAAATAGcttctttcttcctttggAATACGAATATACCGTAAAAGATAATGtaccttcaaaaaaaaagagtagTATAggtttttttccattagaTGATTCTTTATTCACATCAAAAAACAATTCAGGGCACCATAAAAGCGAACAGCTCCATCGCGGTAATGCAGAAACTATCAGAAGCCAGTTTGGAACTGACGCAGTTCCGATAAGGATCGATGAGAAAGAAGGAAAGTGGGATAGAATTCAAGATGATAATTCTTCTAATTTAAACTACCAAATTAACAACAGTAATGACCCAGCTTCGAGTGGTAAATATACCCAGAGTATTGACTGTAACCATATAGCGGagtcaaaattttcaaaaaaaaatggaaacaTTGATAGTCTTCGTTCAAACTCAGCAACTTTTATGCTAAATACTGCAGATGAAGACGTGATAGAATTTAGTTTTGACGATAATGTCCCTTATGCTGAGTTATTATCTGGTGCCACCCTTGAAAAATGTTCGTTGACTCTAAAtgaaataaacaaaaaactaTTCAATACGCTCTATGACTTTCGAGTAAGCAAAGATAATCCcgaagaaaatttggtaGAACTAATACTTCCGAACTGCGTGGTGTTattaaacttttttgaaGACATTGAACTCTTGGCCGACTCTTCTGATGAGGCTTTCGAAAAATCTACTTTCATTAACACAATTGAGTTCATTGTGCACGATATTTGGGTCGAAACGTTGATAAAGAACATAAACTTATTACAAATGTTTGATGCAGATTTGAAATGCTACAATGACAAGTACATAATTTGCAAGCTAAAGGGTCAGTATCCCTCCACAAATATAGTGGACATAATGTGCCGTTTGAAGcatttttccaattctaTTTTGGAAACTTTCAAATTCGGAATCGAGctaaaagaacaagatcAATGCCACAATAGAAACACTATTATCAACTACGTTCTTTTCAGTAGAGTATTTTCAACGATTGTTTTAGAGATTCAAAAATGCTTTATCTTGATCGTTAAGTTCATGTATTCTGTCaattttttagaaaaattttccgaTGAAGTATTTTTGTCATTTATTGAAATTCTCATAAAAATTGTCTTTGAGCACCAGATTCCGCAGTTATTTTTGggaattgatgaaattattcaaCTCTGGTTAAAGAACAATGAAGGAAAACGGCAACAACTCTTGAGCGCTTGGTGCAACGGAACTGTTCAAGATATGAAGCAAAGCCAACAAAGAGAGTCCTCAAACGCAGAATCTGAATCAATCACTTCAAGTACAGAAGAGGACGAAGAAGGCCTCCAATTCAATAAATGGGATGTGATTGAACCATTTATTGATAATATCAAGGCTTTGAATCAATCAAAATCCCATATGTGA